The proteins below are encoded in one region of Coffea arabica cultivar ET-39 chromosome 4c, Coffea Arabica ET-39 HiFi, whole genome shotgun sequence:
- the LOC113739317 gene encoding pectinesterase 1-like, producing the protein MDSINFFKGYGKVNNPAGNQQPASNRRRRILLAASLAVFLTIVLGAMIGALIYESATEPPESEEEQLPASDSGESLKTVCAVTQYLDSCINSISALNDPPKSDPVHFFNLSLQVSQRELASLASLPKTLISKSNDRRAESALKDCVNLFDDSLSQLNRSAELMKVAVVGPAEKLLTEMRISDMQTWISAAMTDQDTCLDGLDEMGSTVVDELRTRVHKSSEYMSISLAILNNLKSLVEKFGLKMP; encoded by the coding sequence ATGGACTCCATCAACTTCTTCAAGGGCTATGGCAAAGTAAACAATCCAGCCGGAAATCAACAACCAGCTTCCAACAGACGACGTCGTATCCTCTTAGCTGCTTCCCTCGCCGTTTTCTTGACCATCGTACTCGGCGCAATGATTGGAGCCTTAATCTACGAGTCAGCCACCGAGCCTCCGGAGTCGGAAGAAGAGCAACTCCCCGCTTCGGACTCGGGCGAGTCACTCAAGACCGTGTGCGCCGTGACTCAGTATCTCGACTCGTGCATCAACTCGATCTCTGCTCTCAACGACCCGCCCAAATCCGACCCGGTTCACTTCTTCAACCTGTCTCTCCAGGTCAGCCAGAGGGAGCTCGCCAGCCTCGCTTCTCTTCCCAAGACCCTAATCTCCAAGTCGAACGACCGGCGGGCCGAGTCGGCATTGAAGGACTGCGTTAATCTGTTCGACGACTCGCTGAGTCAACTCAACAGGTCGGCCGAGTTGATGAAGGTGGCGGTGGTGGGCCCGGCGGAGAAGCTGTTGACGGAGATGAGGATCAGTGATATGCAGACGTGGATTAGCGCTGCGATGACGGATCAGGATACTTGCCTTGACGGGCTTGATGAGATGGGGTCGACGGTGGTTGATGAGCTCAGAACGCGGGTGCACAAGTCTAGCGAGTACATGAGCATCAGCTTAGCAATTCTCAACAACCTGAAAAGTCTTGTTGAGAAGTTTGGTCTGAAAATGCCTTAA
- the LOC113739418 gene encoding transcription factor ILI6-like: MSSRRSRGSGSTEDEINNLILKLQALLPHSGSKNRRVPASKVLQETCNHIRRLTRDADDLSERLSQLLASNDINSLDIESIKSILGQ; this comes from the exons ATGTCTAGCAGAAGGTCAAGAGGTTCTGGATCCACAGAAGATGAGATCAATAATCTCATCTTAAAGCTACAAGCTTTGTTGCCACATTCTGGTTCAAAGAACAGAAGG GTGCCGGCATCAAAAGTACTGCAAGAGACATGCAACCACATCAGAAGACTGACTAGAGATGCTGATGATCTGAGTGAAAGGCTCTCTCAACTACTGGCTTCCAATGACATCAATTCTCTTGATATAGAAAGTATCAAAAGTATTCTTGGGCAATAA